The Raphanus sativus cultivar WK10039 unplaced genomic scaffold, ASM80110v3 Scaffold0689, whole genome shotgun sequence genome includes the window aaagaaatcattttcgatatctcaattctttaacaaaacaggtccctgcaaacctgaacctaaggtcttaaaatccttaacaatcctaaaggtcttaaaatccttcaaagcaatgtcaggtctcgacgaacctgaacctaaggtcttaaaatccttcagacaatatcaggtctcgacgaacctggacctaaggtcttaaaatccttaccaaatctccaaggtcttaaaatccttgtcaattctccaaggtcttaaaatccttataaatcttcgaggtcttaaaatcctcatcaaatcacaaaggtcttaaaatcctaagcaagtctcaacgggtcttgaaatcccacaaacaagttcaggttcccaagaacccccacctaaggtgtccagattaaacttaggttcctaaaaaccctaaGCTAATCCCGATACTTCAAGAAATCCTCttaaggaacaaaaaaaaacgaccaaagtcttccagacttattGTAAGGATCGATTATGATTAAGCTGTCATATTTCACGACTAAagtcaaaaactaaaaacgaaacaagaaaaccaagtttgaaattaaacaagggtttaaaagcctccccaggctaaccaaagattcaaaatgcaacagataaaggtttaaaagcctcctcaggctataagtttgagaaacaaatgaaaacaaagcccatcgggcagaaatcctagaaaacaCGAAAGAGCATCAgttcttaaacttccttgtcatccgagctcttctcagctcccttgccagctggatcttcctcctcaggaacctcctccatctccttgtcgctacctccagaggcggtttcgactggggctgagtaagaacccaccaatcccaaattagaaccgaactctccggaaaaggagaggttaaacatattaatctcgaaagtacctgaactctcagagagttggggaagagggagcttgccaaTCGAGAAGTCCGaaacctgagccttctcgtacgccgcaacagcttccggcattAGCGCCACCAAGTTATCATACTCatcttgagtactcttaatctcACCATCCAGTATGTCcttcaggagctcggtgttggcttgaatctcttgggcatgaaccaggaggtcaacttcatctttcttcttggagaacttctccttgacaataACCAGAATCTTGTTGTAGGCttcagctacctccttctttcccctccggacggctagcctgacctcagcttccttgttcttctggctgttcTGGGATGTGGAGatcagctccttgacttgatactcggctatcttccgggcagcatccaactccccaatcttcctattcttcacctggaggtcaatcagctggctctcgatcgtcccttgctgagcatcacacttagagccaagtctcttcacctcggcttggagatccgagatcagagcccgagtctggtTGAGCTCAGTCTTATTGGCCTTGACCAACTCAGTGACCTGGGCTAATTCCTCAGCGCTAGGAGCATTGTGTACAGCGTCCTCAAACTTGAATTGAGCTCTGTTAATAGCTCCAGCCAGCTGCGGAAAACGGAAAACGATTTAGCAAAATCTTCCAAAGACAAAgctgaaaaatgaaataaacttcatacctgacccatgtgatgagcaatatcgacgtactcatccttgtgcgtgatattggagatcgaggggaggggacacccgggactcttcatgtgcctcatcagagtagccaaaccccacggatCGTCCAAGACCGATCCAGGCTTTGAATGAGAAAAGGTCCAGCCAACagttcctcctctagaggaggaggaggaagacctcgaaggtctatCAACCTGGTCGgttcgggacctcttgttcctcggggGCTCAGACTCCGGAGGGTCCCTCATTACTTGAGGATCAGCTTCAGTCATcgggacctcggagggaaggccaacttcctgaaccttGGGTTCCGAAGAGACGACACCTTTAGCAGGGGCAGAGCCTCCTTCATCAAGAACCTCCTTCACAGAGTCGAGGAAGGATCCCCCCTGGTTCTTATCactccctctagaggagctggcagccttgg containing:
- the LOC130502800 gene encoding uncharacterized protein LOC130502800, producing MPIQPSFRSRGRSTKAASSSRGSDKNQGGSFLDSVKEVLDEGGSAPAKGVVSSEPKVQEVGLPSEVPMTEADPQVMRDPPESEPPRNKRSRTDQVDRPSRSSSSSSRGGTVGWTFSHSKPGSVLDDPWGLATLMRHMKSPGCPLPSISNITHKDEYVDIAHHMGQLAGAINRAQFKFEDAVHNAPSAEELAQVTELVKANKTELNQTRALISDLQAEVKRLGSKCDAQQGTIESQLIDLQVKNRKIGELDAARKIAEYQVKELISTSQNSQKNKEAEVRLAVRRGKKEVAEAYNKILVIVKEKFSKKKDEVDLLVHAQEIQANTELLKDILDGEIKSTQDEYDNLVALMPEAVAAYEKAQVSDFSIGKLPLPQLSESSGTFEINMFNLSFSGEFGSNLGLVGSYSAPVETASGGSDKEMEEVPEEEDPAGKGAEKSSDDKEV